One segment of Macrotis lagotis isolate mMagLag1 chromosome 1, bilby.v1.9.chrom.fasta, whole genome shotgun sequence DNA contains the following:
- the LOC141508852 gene encoding vomeronasal type-1 receptor 1-like, whose product MRIIFLYLVLGIVFFLQTGIGVLGNLFLLCHCTSTYLTGSKMRPIDSIFFHLALANCVVLISKGVPQTMVDLGLKIFLDRMGCKIIVFLHRVAHNLSVSITCLLSGFQIIIISPMSPSIWSELKTWASKYIFSFCLFCWILHILMNIFMIVNMQNFTERSNNTKIWNIGFCLAYTLSFFEVSLFVIVYSIPDFLCVCFMIVASVYLVHLLQKHHQQVQYLHSSSQLSRKSPETKATCTVLVLVTIYVAFYTVNFIFSFYLFHLDKHYQKLIPTSTLLDASFPAFSPFVLISSDSQILQLFCSIWQKKRSQDSFLGHFTA is encoded by the coding sequence atgagaattatttttctttacttagtTTTAGGTATTGTCTTCTTCCTGCAGACAGGAATTGGTGTACTGGGAAACCTCTTCCTCCTCTGTCATTGTACCTCCACTTACCTAACTGGCAGCAAGATGAGACccatagactccatttttttccatttagccttGGCTAACTGTGTAGTGCTTATTTCCAAGGGAGTCCCTCAGACAATGGTTGATTTGGGGCTGAAAATTTTCCTGGATCGTATGGGGTGTAAAATTATTGTTTTCCTCCATCGAGTTGCCCATAATCTTTCTGTCAGCATCACGTGTCTTCTAAGTGGTTTTCAGATTATCATCATCAGTCCCATGTCTCCTTCTATATGGTCAGAACTCAAAACCTGGGCTTCcaagtacattttttccttctgtcttttctgCTGGATCCTCCATATATTGATGAATATCTTTATGATTGTCAATATGCAGAACTTTACAGAAAGAAGTAACAACACAAAGATATGGAATATAGGATTCTGTTTAGCTTATACTCTGTCCTTCTTCGAAGTCTCACTATTTGTAATTGTATATTCAATTCCTGATTTCTTATGCGTGTGTTTCATGATCGTGGCCAGTGTCTACTTGGTGCATCTCCTTCAAAAACATCATCAACAAGTCCAGTATCTTCACAGCTCCAGCCAATTGTCAAGAAAGTCTCCTGAGACTAAAGCCACCTGCACTGTCTTAGTACTAGTGACCATCTATGTCGCCTTCTACACTGTCAAtttcatattctcattttatttatttcatcttgaTAAACATTATCAGAAGTTGATTCCCACATCAACACTGTTAGATGCATCTTTCCCAGCCTTTAGTCCATTTGTGCTTATCAGCTCTGACTCTCAAATTCTCCAACTCTTCTGCTCAATCTGGCAAAAGAAAAGATCCCAAGACTCTTTCCTTGGTCACTTCACTgcctaa